The Streptomyces seoulensis genome contains a region encoding:
- the carB gene encoding carbamoyl-phosphate synthase large subunit, translated as MPKRSDIQSVLVIGSGPIVIGQAAEFDYSGTQACRVLKAEGLRVILVNSNPATIMTDPEIADATYVEPITPEFVEKIIAKERPDALLPTLGGQTALNTAISLHDSGVLEKYGVELIGAKPEAIHKGEDRDLFKDVVEEVRKKTGHGESARSVICHTMDDVLKGVETLGGYPVVVRPSFTMGGAGSGFAHDEDELRRIAGQGLTLSPTTEVLLEESILGWKEYELELMRDKNDNVVVVCSIENFDPMGVHTGDSITVAPSMTLTDREYQLLRDVGIAIIREVGVDTGGCNIQFAVNPEDGRVIVIEMNPRVSRSSALASKATGFPIAKIAAKLAVGYTLDEIPNDITKETPASFEPTLDYVVVKAPRFAFEKFPQADSTLTTTMKSVGEAMAIGRNFTEAFQKALRSLEKKGSQFTFVGEPGDKTALLEEAVRPTDGRINTVMQAIRAGATPEEIFEYTKIDPWFVDQLFLIKETADELAEAPELTAELLAEAKRHGFSDLQIGEIRGLREDVVREVRHVLGIRPVYKTVDTCAAEFAAQTPYFYSSYDEESEVAPREKPAVIILGSGPNRIGQGIEFDYSCVHASFALSDAGYETVMVNCNPETVSTDYDTSDRLYFEPLTLEDVLEIVHAESLAGPIAGVIVQLGGQTPLGLAQALKDNGVPVVGTPPEAIHAAEDRGAFGRVLAEAGLPAPKHGTATTFAEAKAIADEIGYPVLVRPSYVLGGRGMEIVYEEERLSAYIEESTEISPSRPVLVDRFLDDAIEIDVDALYDGEELYLGGVMEHIEEAGIHSGDSACALPPITLGGFDIKRLRASTEAIAKGVGVRGLINIQFAMSGDILYVLEANPRASRTVPFTSKATAVPLAKAAARISLGATIAELRAEGLLPATGDGGELPLDAPISVKEAVMPWSRFRDIQGRGVDTVLGPEMRSTGEVMGIDSVFGTAYAKSQAGAYGPLPTKGRAFISVANRDKRSMIFPARELVAHGFELLATSGTAEVLRRNGINATVVRKQSEGTGPDGERTIVQLIHDGEVDLIVNTPYGTGGRLDGYDIRTAAVARSVPCLTTVQALAAAVQGIDALGRGDVGVRSLQEHAEHLNAARD; from the coding sequence GTGCCTAAGCGCTCCGATATCCAGTCCGTCCTGGTCATCGGCTCGGGCCCGATCGTGATCGGTCAGGCCGCCGAGTTCGACTACTCCGGCACCCAGGCGTGCCGCGTGCTCAAGGCCGAGGGCCTGCGCGTGATCCTCGTCAACTCCAACCCGGCGACGATCATGACCGACCCGGAGATCGCCGACGCCACCTACGTCGAGCCGATCACCCCCGAGTTCGTCGAGAAGATCATCGCCAAGGAGCGCCCCGACGCCCTCCTGCCCACCCTCGGCGGCCAGACCGCGCTGAACACCGCCATCTCCCTGCACGACAGCGGTGTGCTGGAGAAGTACGGCGTCGAGCTGATCGGCGCCAAGCCCGAGGCGATCCACAAGGGCGAGGACCGCGACCTCTTCAAGGACGTCGTGGAGGAGGTCCGCAAGAAGACCGGCCACGGCGAGTCCGCCCGCTCGGTCATCTGCCACACCATGGACGACGTCCTGAAGGGCGTCGAGACGCTCGGCGGCTACCCCGTCGTCGTCCGCCCCTCCTTCACCATGGGCGGCGCGGGCTCCGGCTTCGCCCACGACGAGGACGAGCTGCGCCGCATCGCCGGCCAGGGCCTCACGCTCTCCCCGACCACCGAGGTGCTCCTGGAGGAGTCCATCCTCGGCTGGAAGGAGTACGAGCTGGAGCTGATGCGCGACAAGAACGACAACGTCGTGGTCGTCTGCTCCATCGAGAACTTCGACCCGATGGGCGTGCACACCGGCGACTCCATCACCGTCGCGCCCTCGATGACGCTCACCGACCGCGAGTACCAGCTTCTGCGCGACGTCGGCATCGCGATCATCCGCGAGGTCGGCGTGGACACCGGCGGCTGCAACATCCAGTTCGCGGTGAACCCCGAGGACGGCCGGGTCATCGTCATCGAGATGAACCCGCGCGTCTCCCGGTCCTCCGCGCTCGCCTCCAAGGCCACCGGCTTCCCGATCGCCAAGATCGCCGCCAAGCTGGCCGTCGGCTACACCCTGGACGAGATCCCGAACGACATCACGAAGGAGACCCCGGCCTCCTTCGAGCCCACGCTCGACTACGTCGTCGTCAAGGCCCCCCGGTTCGCCTTCGAGAAGTTCCCGCAGGCCGACTCCACGCTGACCACCACCATGAAGTCGGTCGGCGAGGCCATGGCCATCGGCCGCAACTTCACCGAGGCGTTCCAGAAGGCGCTGCGCTCGCTGGAGAAGAAGGGCAGCCAGTTCACCTTCGTGGGCGAGCCCGGCGACAAGACCGCCCTCCTCGAAGAGGCGGTGCGCCCCACCGACGGCCGGATCAACACCGTCATGCAGGCCATCCGCGCGGGCGCCACGCCGGAGGAGATCTTCGAGTACACGAAGATCGACCCGTGGTTCGTCGACCAGCTCTTCCTGATCAAGGAGACCGCCGACGAGCTGGCCGAGGCCCCCGAGCTGACCGCGGAGCTGCTCGCCGAGGCCAAGCGGCACGGCTTCTCCGACCTCCAGATCGGTGAGATCCGGGGCCTGCGCGAGGACGTCGTCCGCGAGGTCCGGCACGTCCTCGGCATCCGCCCGGTCTACAAGACGGTCGACACCTGCGCCGCCGAGTTCGCCGCCCAGACGCCGTACTTCTACTCCTCCTACGACGAGGAGAGCGAGGTCGCGCCGCGCGAGAAGCCCGCCGTGATCATCCTGGGCTCCGGGCCCAACCGCATCGGCCAGGGCATCGAGTTCGACTACTCCTGCGTCCACGCCTCCTTCGCGCTCTCCGACGCCGGGTACGAGACCGTGATGGTCAACTGCAACCCGGAGACCGTCTCCACCGACTACGACACCTCCGACCGGCTCTACTTCGAGCCGCTCACCCTGGAGGACGTGCTGGAGATCGTCCACGCCGAGTCCCTCGCGGGCCCGATCGCCGGCGTGATCGTGCAGCTCGGCGGCCAGACCCCGCTGGGCCTCGCCCAGGCGCTGAAGGACAACGGCGTGCCGGTCGTCGGCACCCCGCCCGAGGCCATCCACGCCGCCGAGGACCGGGGCGCCTTCGGCCGCGTCCTCGCCGAGGCCGGCCTGCCCGCGCCCAAGCACGGCACCGCCACCACCTTCGCCGAGGCCAAGGCCATCGCGGACGAGATCGGCTACCCGGTCCTCGTCCGGCCCTCCTACGTCCTCGGCGGACGCGGCATGGAGATCGTGTACGAGGAGGAGCGCCTCTCCGCGTACATCGAGGAGTCCACCGAGATCAGCCCGTCCCGGCCGGTCCTCGTGGACCGCTTCCTGGACGACGCGATCGAGATCGACGTCGACGCCCTCTACGACGGCGAGGAGCTCTACCTCGGCGGCGTCATGGAGCACATCGAGGAGGCCGGCATCCACTCCGGCGACTCGGCGTGCGCCCTGCCCCCGATCACGCTGGGCGGCTTCGACATCAAGCGGCTGCGCGCCTCCACCGAGGCCATCGCCAAGGGCGTCGGCGTGCGCGGCCTGATCAACATCCAGTTCGCCATGTCGGGCGACATCCTCTACGTCCTGGAGGCCAACCCGCGCGCCTCCCGCACGGTCCCCTTCACCTCCAAGGCGACCGCCGTCCCGCTGGCCAAGGCCGCCGCCCGCATCTCGCTCGGCGCGACCATCGCCGAGCTGCGCGCCGAGGGCCTGCTGCCCGCCACCGGCGACGGCGGCGAACTCCCGCTGGACGCGCCGATCTCCGTCAAGGAGGCCGTGATGCCCTGGTCCCGCTTCCGGGACATCCAGGGCCGCGGCGTGGACACCGTGCTCGGCCCGGAGATGCGCTCCACCGGCGAGGTCATGGGCATCGACTCCGTCTTCGGCACGGCGTACGCCAAGTCGCAGGCGGGCGCGTACGGCCCGCTGCCCACCAAGGGCCGCGCGTTCATCTCGGTCGCCAACCGCGACAAGCGCTCGATGATCTTCCCGGCCCGCGAGCTGGTCGCCCACGGCTTCGAGCTGCTGGCCACCTCCGGCACCGCCGAGGTCCTCAGGCGCAACGGCATCAACGCCACCGTCGTGCGCAAGCAGTCCGAGGGCACCGGCCCCGACGGCGAGCGGACCATCGTCCAGCTCATCCACGACGGCGAGGTCGACCTCATCGTCAACACGCCCTACGGCACCGGCGGCCGCCTCGACGGCTACGACATCCGTACGGCGGCCGTGGCCCGCTCGGTACCGTGCCTGACCACCGTCCAGGCGCTCGCCGCCGCCGTCCAGGGCATCGACGCCCTCGGCCGCGGTGACGTGGGCGTCCGCTCCCTCCAGGAGCACGCGGAACATCTGAACGCGGCCCGCGACTAG
- a CDS encoding quinone-dependent dihydroorotate dehydrogenase: MYKLFFRLLFQRMDPEQAHNLAFRWIRALARVPVLRTFAAAALAPRYGQLRTEALGLRMHGPFGLAAGFDKNAVGIDGLSMLGFDHVEIGTVTGEAQPGNPKQRLFRLVADRALINRMGFNNEGSLAVAARLASRRPVFRTVVGVNIGKTKAVAEADAVADYVKSAERLAPHADYLVVNVSSPNTPGLRDLQATEALRPLLSAVREAADRATGDRRVPLLVKIAPDLADEDVDAVADLAVELGLDGIIATNTTIAREGLGLRSTPSLVKETGGLSGAPLKTRSLEVLRRLYARVGDRITLVGVGGIETAEDAWQRILAGATLVQGYSAFVYEGPFWTRAVHKGLAARLDASPYATLADAVGADVRNSA; encoded by the coding sequence ATGTACAAGCTGTTCTTCCGGCTGCTCTTCCAGCGGATGGACCCGGAACAGGCCCACAACCTCGCCTTCCGCTGGATCCGCGCCCTCGCCCGGGTCCCCGTCCTGCGCACCTTCGCCGCCGCCGCGCTCGCCCCCCGGTACGGGCAACTGCGCACCGAGGCCCTCGGCCTGCGCATGCACGGCCCCTTCGGGCTCGCCGCGGGCTTCGACAAGAACGCCGTCGGGATCGACGGGCTCTCCATGCTCGGCTTCGACCACGTCGAGATCGGCACCGTCACCGGCGAGGCCCAGCCCGGCAACCCGAAGCAGCGGCTGTTCCGGCTGGTCGCCGACCGCGCGCTGATCAACCGCATGGGCTTCAACAACGAGGGCTCCCTCGCCGTCGCCGCCCGCCTCGCCTCGCGCCGCCCGGTCTTCCGTACGGTCGTCGGCGTCAACATCGGCAAGACCAAGGCCGTCGCCGAGGCGGACGCCGTCGCCGACTACGTGAAGTCCGCCGAGCGGCTCGCCCCGCACGCCGACTACCTCGTGGTGAACGTCTCCTCCCCGAACACCCCCGGCCTGCGCGACCTCCAGGCCACCGAGGCGCTGCGGCCGCTGCTGAGCGCCGTGCGCGAGGCCGCCGACCGCGCCACCGGCGACCGCCGTGTCCCGCTCCTGGTGAAGATCGCCCCCGACCTGGCGGACGAGGACGTCGACGCCGTCGCTGACCTCGCCGTGGAACTCGGACTCGACGGCATCATCGCCACCAACACCACCATCGCCCGCGAGGGCCTCGGCCTGCGCTCCACCCCCTCGCTGGTCAAGGAGACCGGCGGGCTGTCCGGCGCACCCCTCAAGACGCGCTCCCTGGAGGTGCTGCGCCGCCTCTACGCGCGCGTGGGCGACCGCATCACCCTGGTCGGCGTCGGCGGCATCGAGACCGCCGAGGACGCCTGGCAGCGCATCCTGGCCGGCGCCACCCTGGTCCAGGGCTACAGCGCCTTCGTCTACGAGGGCCCCTTCTGGACCCGTGCCGTCCACAAGGGCCTCGCCGCCCGGCTGGACGCCAGCCCGTACGCCACCCTCGCCGACGCGGTCGGCGCCGACGTCAGGAACTCCGCATGA
- the bldD gene encoding transcriptional regulator BldD — MSSEYAKQLGAKLRAIRTQQGLSLHGVEEKSQGRWKAVVVGSYERGDRAVTVQRLAELADFYGVPVQELLPGTTPGGAAEPPPKLVLDLERLATVPAEKAGPLQRYAATIQSQRGDYNGKVLSIRQDDLRTLAVIYDQSPSVLTEQLISWGVLDADARRAVAHDEG; from the coding sequence ATGTCCAGCGAATACGCCAAACAGCTCGGGGCCAAGCTCCGGGCGATCCGCACCCAGCAGGGCCTTTCCCTCCACGGTGTCGAGGAGAAGTCCCAGGGGCGCTGGAAGGCCGTGGTGGTCGGTTCCTACGAGCGCGGCGACCGTGCCGTGACCGTGCAGCGCCTTGCCGAGCTGGCCGATTTCTACGGCGTTCCGGTGCAGGAGCTGCTGCCGGGCACCACGCCGGGCGGAGCCGCCGAGCCGCCGCCGAAGCTGGTCCTGGACCTGGAGCGGCTGGCCACGGTGCCGGCCGAGAAGGCGGGCCCCCTCCAGCGGTACGCGGCGACGATCCAGTCCCAGCGCGGTGACTACAACGGCAAGGTGCTGTCGATCCGCCAGGACGACCTGCGCACCCTCGCGGTCATCTACGACCAGTCCCCCTCGGTCCTCACCGAGCAGCTCATCAGCTGGGGCGTCCTGGACGCGGACGCGCGCCGCGCCGTCGCCCACGACGAGGGCTGA
- the nusB gene encoding transcription antitermination factor NusB, translated as MAARNTARKRAFQILFEGDQRGTDVLTVLADWVRLSRADTRQPPVSEYTMQLVEGYAERARRIDDLIAQYAVGWTIDRMPVVDRNLLRLGAYELIWEDETPDAVVLDEMVQLAKEFSTDESPAFVNGLLGRFKELKPSLRRDEA; from the coding sequence GTGGCCGCCCGCAACACGGCCCGCAAGCGCGCCTTCCAGATCCTTTTCGAGGGTGACCAGCGCGGCACCGATGTCCTGACGGTCCTCGCCGACTGGGTCCGGCTCTCCCGGGCCGACACCCGCCAGCCCCCCGTCAGCGAGTACACGATGCAGCTCGTCGAGGGGTACGCGGAGCGCGCCCGGCGAATCGACGACCTGATCGCCCAGTACGCGGTGGGGTGGACGATCGACCGCATGCCGGTCGTCGACCGCAACCTGCTGCGCCTTGGCGCGTACGAGCTGATCTGGGAGGACGAGACCCCGGACGCGGTCGTCCTCGACGAGATGGTGCAGCTCGCCAAGGAGTTCTCCACGGACGAGTCGCCGGCGTTCGTGAACGGCCTCCTGGGCCGCTTCAAGGAGCTGAAGCCGTCCCTGCGCCGGGATGAGGCGTAG
- the carA gene encoding glutamine-hydrolyzing carbamoyl-phosphate synthase small subunit codes for MTTSTRGAARTPAVLVLEDGRTFRGRAYGAVGETFGEAVFSTGMTGYQETLTDPSYDRQIVVATAPQIGNTGWNDEDDESARIWVSGYVVRDPARVPSNWRSRRSLDDELTAQGVVGISGIDTRALTRHLRERGSMRAGIFSGEALASDAELVTRVQAQPHMKGASLYEEVATKEAYVVPAVGEKKFTVAAIDLGIKGMTPQRMAERGIEVHVLPATATAEDVYAVAPDGVFFSNGPGDPATADGPVALMTAVLERKTPLFGICFGNQILGRALGFGTYKLKYGHRGINQPVQDRTTGKVEVTAHNHGFAVDAPLDRVSDTKFGRAQVSHVCLNDDVVEGLQLLDQPAFSVQYHPEAAAGPHDAAYLFDRFTSLMSTATMEGQRA; via the coding sequence ATGACGACCTCCACCAGGGGAGCCGCCAGGACTCCCGCCGTACTCGTCCTGGAGGACGGCCGCACCTTCCGCGGCCGCGCCTACGGGGCCGTGGGGGAGACCTTCGGCGAGGCCGTGTTCTCCACCGGCATGACCGGCTACCAGGAGACCCTGACCGACCCCTCCTACGACCGCCAGATCGTCGTCGCCACCGCCCCGCAGATCGGCAACACCGGCTGGAACGACGAGGACGACGAGTCCGCCCGCATCTGGGTCTCCGGCTACGTCGTGCGCGACCCCGCGCGCGTGCCGTCCAACTGGCGCTCCCGGCGCTCCCTGGACGACGAGCTGACAGCCCAGGGCGTCGTCGGCATCAGCGGCATCGACACCCGCGCCCTCACCCGCCACCTGCGCGAGCGCGGCTCCATGCGCGCCGGCATCTTCTCCGGCGAGGCGCTGGCCTCCGATGCCGAGCTGGTGACCCGGGTCCAGGCCCAGCCGCACATGAAGGGCGCGAGCCTCTACGAGGAGGTCGCCACCAAGGAGGCGTACGTCGTCCCCGCGGTCGGCGAGAAGAAGTTCACCGTCGCCGCGATCGACCTCGGCATCAAGGGCATGACCCCGCAGCGGATGGCCGAGCGCGGCATAGAGGTGCACGTGCTCCCGGCGACCGCCACGGCCGAGGACGTCTACGCGGTCGCCCCCGACGGCGTGTTCTTCTCCAACGGCCCCGGCGACCCGGCCACGGCCGACGGCCCGGTGGCCCTGATGACCGCCGTGCTGGAGCGGAAGACCCCGCTGTTCGGCATCTGCTTCGGCAACCAGATCCTCGGCCGCGCGCTCGGCTTCGGCACCTACAAGCTGAAGTACGGCCACCGCGGCATCAACCAGCCGGTCCAGGACCGCACCACCGGCAAGGTCGAGGTCACCGCGCACAACCACGGCTTCGCCGTCGACGCCCCGCTCGACCGGGTCAGCGACACGAAGTTCGGCCGCGCCCAGGTCTCCCACGTCTGCCTCAACGACGACGTGGTGGAGGGTCTCCAGCTCCTCGACCAGCCGGCCTTCTCGGTCCAGTACCACCCCGAGGCGGCGGCCGGCCCGCACGACGCCGCCTACCTGTTCGACCGCTTCACGTCTTTGATGAGCACCGCCACGATGGAGGGCCAGCGTGCCTAA
- the efp gene encoding elongation factor P, which translates to MASTNDLKNGMVLKLDGGQLWSVVEFQHVKPGKGPAFVRTKLKNVLSGKVVDKTFNAGVKVETATVDKRDMQYSYKDGEYFVFMDMETYDQLHIDPKAVGDAANFLIEGFTAVVAQHEGEVLFVELPAAVELVISETEPGVQGDRSTGGTKPATLETGHQIQVPLFITTGEKIKVDTRTSDYLGRVNS; encoded by the coding sequence GTGGCTTCCACGAACGACCTCAAGAACGGCATGGTGCTCAAGCTCGACGGGGGCCAGCTTTGGTCCGTCGTCGAGTTCCAGCACGTCAAGCCCGGTAAGGGCCCGGCCTTCGTGCGCACCAAGCTCAAGAACGTCCTCTCCGGCAAGGTGGTCGACAAGACCTTCAACGCCGGTGTCAAGGTCGAGACGGCCACCGTCGACAAGCGCGACATGCAGTACTCGTACAAGGACGGCGAGTACTTCGTCTTCATGGACATGGAGACGTACGACCAGCTCCACATCGACCCGAAGGCCGTCGGCGACGCCGCGAACTTCCTGATCGAGGGCTTCACCGCCGTCGTGGCGCAGCACGAGGGCGAGGTGCTCTTCGTCGAGCTGCCGGCCGCCGTCGAGCTGGTCATCTCGGAGACCGAGCCGGGCGTCCAGGGCGACCGCTCCACCGGTGGCACCAAGCCCGCCACGCTGGAGACGGGCCACCAGATCCAGGTCCCGCTCTTCATCACCACCGGCGAGAAGATCAAGGTCGACACTCGTACGAGCGACTACCTCGGCCGGGTGAACAGCTAA
- a CDS encoding aspartate carbamoyltransferase catalytic subunit produces MQRHLISAADLTRDDAVLILDTAEEMARVADRPIKKLPTLRGRTVCNLFFEDSTRTRISFEAAEKRLSADVINFAAKGSSVSKGESLKDTAQTLEAMGVDAVVIRHSASGAPYRLANSGWIDAPVINAGDGTHQHPTQALLDAFTMRRRLIGPDAGLGQDLAGKRVTLVGDVLHSRVARSNVDLLHTLGADVTLVAPPTLLPVGVETWPCEVSYDLDSTLPKSDAVMMLRVQRERMNAAFFPTEREYSRRYGLDGDRMARLPEHAIVMHPGPMVRGMEITAEVADSDRCTVVEQVANGVSVRMAVLYLLLGGNEPAGTAHLRTEEK; encoded by the coding sequence ATGCAGCGTCATCTCATCTCGGCCGCCGACCTCACCCGCGACGACGCCGTCCTGATCCTCGACACCGCCGAGGAGATGGCCAGGGTCGCGGACCGGCCGATCAAGAAACTGCCGACCCTGCGCGGCCGCACGGTCTGCAACCTCTTCTTCGAGGACTCGACCCGGACCCGGATCTCCTTCGAGGCCGCCGAGAAGCGCCTCTCCGCCGATGTCATCAACTTCGCGGCCAAGGGCTCCAGCGTCTCCAAGGGCGAGTCGCTGAAGGACACCGCCCAGACGCTGGAGGCGATGGGCGTGGACGCCGTCGTCATCCGGCACAGCGCCTCCGGCGCCCCCTACCGCCTCGCCAACTCCGGCTGGATCGACGCCCCCGTCATCAACGCCGGCGACGGCACCCACCAGCACCCCACCCAGGCCCTGCTGGACGCCTTCACCATGCGCCGCCGCCTGATCGGTCCCGACGCCGGGCTCGGCCAGGACCTCGCGGGCAAGCGCGTCACCCTCGTCGGCGACGTGCTGCACAGCCGCGTCGCCCGCTCCAACGTGGACCTGCTGCACACCCTCGGCGCCGACGTCACCCTGGTCGCCCCGCCCACCCTGCTGCCGGTCGGCGTGGAGACCTGGCCCTGCGAGGTCTCCTACGACCTCGACTCCACCCTGCCCAAGTCCGACGCGGTGATGATGCTCCGCGTCCAGCGCGAGCGGATGAACGCCGCGTTCTTCCCCACCGAGCGCGAGTACTCCCGCCGCTACGGCCTCGACGGCGACCGCATGGCCCGGCTGCCCGAGCACGCCATCGTGATGCACCCCGGCCCGATGGTCCGCGGCATGGAGATCACCGCCGAGGTCGCCGACTCCGACCGGTGCACGGTCGTGGAGCAGGTCGCCAACGGCGTCTCCGTCCGCATGGCCGTCCTGTACCTGCTGCTCGGCGGCAACGAGCCCGCCGGCACCGCCCACCTTCGTACCGAGGAGAAGTAA
- the pyrR gene encoding bifunctional pyr operon transcriptional regulator/uracil phosphoribosyltransferase PyrR, whose protein sequence is MDSHANPLTSDARPVLEGPDIARVLTRIAHEIVERAKGADDVVLLGIPTRGVFLAQRLAVKLEQVTGRKIPVGSLDITMYRDDLRMHPPRALARTDIPGDGVDGRLVVLVDDVLFSGRTIRAALDALNDIGRPRAVQLAVLVDRGHRELPIRADYVGKNLPTSLRETVKVQLAEEDGRDTVLLGTKAADQ, encoded by the coding sequence ATGGACTCGCACGCAAATCCGCTGACGTCCGATGCCAGGCCCGTGCTCGAAGGCCCCGACATCGCCCGCGTCCTCACCCGCATCGCCCACGAGATCGTCGAACGCGCCAAGGGCGCCGACGACGTGGTGCTCCTCGGCATCCCCACGCGAGGCGTCTTCCTCGCCCAGCGGCTCGCCGTCAAGCTGGAGCAGGTCACCGGACGGAAGATCCCGGTCGGCTCGCTCGACATCACCATGTACCGCGACGATCTGCGCATGCACCCCCCGCGCGCCCTCGCCCGCACCGACATCCCCGGTGACGGTGTGGACGGCCGCCTGGTCGTGCTCGTCGACGACGTGCTCTTCTCCGGCCGCACCATCCGCGCCGCCCTCGACGCCCTGAACGACATCGGGCGCCCCCGCGCGGTGCAGCTCGCCGTCCTCGTCGACCGCGGACACCGGGAACTGCCGATCCGCGCCGACTACGTCGGCAAGAACCTCCCCACGTCGCTGCGGGAGACGGTCAAGGTCCAGCTCGCCGAGGAGGACGGTCGGGACACCGTGCTGCTCGGTACGAAGGCTGCCGACCAGTAG
- a CDS encoding dihydroorotase has product MSKILIRGAKVLGGEPQDVLIDGELIEAVGTGLAAEGAEVVEAEGRVLLPGLVDLHTHLREPGREDSETVLTGTRAAASGGFTAVFAMANTFPVADTAGVVEQVWRLGKESGYCDVRPIGAVTVGLEGKKLAELGAMHDSAAEVNVFSDDGKCVDDAVIMRRALEYVKAFGGVIAQHAQEPRLTEGAQMNEGVVSAELGLGGWPAVAEESIIARDVLLAEHVGSRLHICHLSTAGSVEIIRWAKSRGIDVTAEVCPHHLLLTEEMVRTYNPAYKVNPPLRTERDVRALREALADGTIDIVATDHAPHPHEDKDCEWAAAAMGMVGLETALSVVQETMVETGLLDWAQVADRMSFTPARIGKATGHGRPVAAGEPANLTLVDTAYRGQVDPARFASRSRNTPYEGRELPGRVTHTWLRGKATLMDGKLT; this is encoded by the coding sequence ATGAGCAAGATCCTGATCCGTGGTGCGAAGGTGCTCGGGGGCGAGCCGCAGGACGTCCTGATCGACGGGGAGCTGATCGAGGCGGTCGGCACCGGCCTCGCCGCCGAGGGCGCCGAGGTCGTCGAGGCCGAAGGCCGCGTGCTGCTGCCGGGCCTGGTCGACCTGCACACCCATCTGCGCGAGCCGGGCCGCGAGGACTCCGAGACCGTGCTGACCGGCACCCGCGCCGCCGCCTCCGGCGGCTTCACCGCCGTCTTCGCCATGGCCAACACCTTCCCCGTCGCCGACACCGCCGGCGTGGTCGAGCAGGTCTGGCGGCTCGGCAAGGAGTCCGGCTACTGCGACGTACGCCCCATCGGCGCCGTCACCGTCGGCCTGGAGGGCAAGAAGCTCGCCGAGCTGGGCGCCATGCACGACTCGGCCGCCGAGGTCAACGTCTTCTCCGACGACGGCAAGTGCGTGGACGACGCGGTCATCATGCGCCGCGCGCTGGAGTACGTGAAGGCGTTCGGCGGGGTCATCGCCCAGCACGCCCAGGAGCCCCGGCTCACCGAGGGCGCCCAGATGAACGAGGGTGTCGTCTCCGCCGAACTGGGGCTGGGCGGCTGGCCGGCCGTCGCCGAGGAGTCGATCATCGCGCGGGACGTGCTGCTCGCCGAGCACGTCGGCTCCCGCCTGCACATCTGCCACCTCTCCACCGCCGGCTCGGTGGAGATCATCCGCTGGGCCAAGTCCCGCGGTATCGACGTCACCGCCGAGGTGTGCCCGCACCACCTGCTCCTGACCGAGGAGATGGTGCGCACCTACAACCCGGCGTACAAGGTCAACCCGCCGCTGCGCACCGAGCGCGACGTGCGCGCCCTGCGCGAGGCGCTGGCCGACGGCACGATCGACATCGTCGCCACCGACCACGCCCCGCACCCGCACGAGGACAAGGACTGCGAGTGGGCCGCGGCGGCCATGGGCATGGTCGGCCTGGAGACCGCGCTGTCCGTGGTGCAGGAGACCATGGTCGAGACCGGCCTGCTCGACTGGGCCCAGGTCGCCGACCGGATGTCCTTCACCCCCGCCCGGATCGGCAAGGCCACCGGCCACGGCCGCCCGGTCGCGGCGGGCGAGCCCGCCAACCTCACCCTCGTGGACACGGCCTACCGTGGACAGGTGGACCCCGCGCGCTTCGCCTCGCGCAGCCGCAACACCCCCTACGAGGGCCGCGAGCTGCCGGGCCGTGTCACCCACACCTGGCTGCGGGGCAAGGCCACGCTCATGGACGGGAAGCTCACGTGA